One genomic region from Rattus norvegicus strain BN/NHsdMcwi chromosome 10, GRCr8, whole genome shotgun sequence encodes:
- the Sec14l5 gene encoding SEC14-like protein 5 isoform X1, whose amino-acid sequence MVQKYQSPVRVYKYPFELVMAAYEKRFPTCPLIPVFLGSEVLSECRSADGAVHTVERSCRLRVDAPRLLRKIAGVEHVVFIQRNVLNWRERTLLIDAHNETFASRVTVKEHCRYTVHPENEDWTCFEQSASLDVRSFFGFESTLEKIAMKQYTANVKRGKEVIEHYLSELISQGASHIPRWTPAPVREADVRSQLVCPCPSSLETDGPSDAPAPASEMATADGDKLDADYIERCLGHLSPMQESCLVQLRRWLQETHKGKIPKDEHILRFLRARDFHLDKARDMLCQSLSWRKQHQVDLLLQTWRPPAPLQEFYAGGWHYQDIDGRPLYILRLGQMDTKGLMKAVGEEALLQHVLSVNEEGQKRCEGNTRQFGRPISSWTCLLDLEGLNMRHLWRPGVKALLRMIEVVEDNYPETLGRLLIVRAPRVFPVLWTLVSPFINENTRRKFLIYSGSNYQGPGGLVDYLDKDVIPDFLGGESVCNVPEGGMVPKSLYLTEEEQEQADQLRQWSETYHSASVLRGSPHEVAMEIPEGESVITWDFDILRGDVVFSLYHAKQAPKLSPQEPGVRASGQLIDKNWILGVDYSRVEAPLICREGQSIQGSHVTQWPGVYLLQWQIHSPPESVACSLPGVDDVLTALHSPGPKCKLLYYCEVLASEDFRGSMSSLESCASRFSQLSATTTSSSSGQSHSGSMVSR is encoded by the exons GCCTACGAGAAGCGCTTCCCCACCTGTCCACTTATCCCAGTCTTTCTGGGTAGTGAAGTCCTGAGCGAGTGTCGAAGCGCAGATGGGGCAGTGCACACCGTAGAGCGGAGCTGCAGGCTGCGAGTGGATGCCCCACGGCTGCTGCGGAAG ATCGCTGGTGTGGAGCACGTGGTCTTCATTCAGAGAAATGTCCTGAACTGGAGAGAGAGAACGCTGCTTATAGATGCTCACAATGAGACGTTTGCGAGCCGAGTGACGGTGAAGGAACACTGCCGCTACACG GTCCATCCCGAGAATGAAGACTGGACTTGCTTTGAACAGTCCGCCTCTCTGGATGTCCGCTCTTTCTTTGGCTTTGAGAGCACCTTGGAGAAGATCGCCATGAAGCAGTACACTGCCAATGTCAAGAGG GGGAAGGAGGTGATTGAACACTATCTGAGCGAGCTCATTTCCCAGGGGGCATCCCACATTCCCCGCTGGACACCAGCCCCAGTCCGGGAGGCGGATGTCCGCAGCCAGCTTGTGTGCCCGTGCCCTAGCTCCCTGGAGACCGATGGCCCCAGTGATGCCCCAGCCCCTGCTTCTGAGATGGCTACGGCTGATG ggGACAAGTTGGATGCAGACTACATTGAGAGGTGCCTGGGCCATCTCAGTCCCATGCAGGAGAGTTGCCTGGTCCAGCTTCGGCGCTGGTTACAGGAGACCCACAAAGGCAAG ATCCCCAAAGATGAGCACATCCTGCGCTTCTTGAGGGCTCGCGACTTCCACCTGGACAAGGCCCGGGATATGTTGTGCCAGTCCTTGAGCTGGCGGAAGCAGCACCAGGTGGATCTCCTTCTGCAGACCTGGCGGCCCCCCGCCCCGCTGCAGGAGTTCTATGCTGGAGGTTGGCACTACCAGGATATAG ATGGCCGCCCCCTCTACATCCTGCGTCTGGGACAGATGGACACCAAAGGCCTGATGAaggcagtgggagaggaagctttGCTGCAGCAT GTTCTTTCTGTCAACgaggaaggacagaagagatGCGAAGGAAACACGAGACAATTTGGCCGTCCCATCAG ctcctggacctgcttgcTGGACCTAGAGGGCCTCAACATGAGGCATCTATGGCGACCTGGGGTGAAAGCCCTGCTGAGGATGATCGAGGTGGTGGAGGACAATTACCCCGAGACTCTGGGCAGGTTGCTCATCGTGCGTGCGCCCCGTGTCTTCCCGGTGCTGTGGACGCTG GTCAGCCCCTTCATCAACGAGAACACCAGGCGGAAGTTCCTCATCTACAGTGGCAGCAATTATCAGGGCCCTGGCGGCCTAGTGGACTATCTGGACAAGGACGTGATCCCCGACTTCCTGGGAGGAGAGAGCGTG TGTAACGTTCCAGAAGGAGGGATGGTCCCCAAGTCCCTCTATCTgacagaggaggagcaggagcaggctgATCAGCTACGGCAGTGGAGTGAGACCTACCATTCAGCCAGCGTGCTTCGTGGAAGCCCCCATGAG GTTGCCATGGAGATACCAGAAGGGGAGTCAGTCATCACCTGGGACTTTGATATCCTCAGAGGGGATGTGGTGTTCAGTCTGTATCATGCAAAACAGGCACCCAAGCTCAGTCCCCAGGAGCCTGGGGTTAGAGCCAGTGGACAGCTGATCGACAAGAACTGGATCCTGGGGGTGGATTATAGCCGAGTAGAGGCACCCCTTATCTGCCGGGAAGGGCAGAGCATTCAG GGTTCCCATGTTACTCAGTGGCCTGGCGTCTACCTGCTCCAGTGGCAGATTCACAGTCCCCCCGAGAGTGTGGCCTGCAGTCTCCCGGGTGTGGATGACGTCCTGACAGCTCTGCACAGCCCTGGCCCCAAGTGCAAGCTGCTATACTACTGTGAAGTGCTAGCATCTGAAGACTTCAG GGGCTCCATGTCCAGCCTGGAATCCTGTGCCAGCCGCTTCTCTCAGCTCAgcgccaccaccacctcctcctcctctggccaGTCCCACAGTGGCTCGATGGTGTCCAGATAG
- the Sec14l5 gene encoding SEC14-like protein 5 isoform X2, whose protein sequence is MLCQSLSWRKQHQVDLLLQTWRPPAPLQEFYAGGWHYQDIDGRPLYILRLGQMDTKGLMKAVGEEALLQHVLSVNEEGQKRCEGNTRQFGRPISSWTCLLDLEGLNMRHLWRPGVKALLRMIEVVEDNYPETLGRLLIVRAPRVFPVLWTLVSPFINENTRRKFLIYSGSNYQGPGGLVDYLDKDVIPDFLGGESVCNVPEGGMVPKSLYLTEEEQEQADQLRQWSETYHSASVLRGSPHEVAMEIPEGESVITWDFDILRGDVVFSLYHAKQAPKLSPQEPGVRASGQLIDKNWILGVDYSRVEAPLICREGQSIQGSHVTQWPGVYLLQWQIHSPPESVACSLPGVDDVLTALHSPGPKCKLLYYCEVLASEDFRGSMSSLESCASRFSQLSATTTSSSSGQSHSGSMVSR, encoded by the exons ATGTTGTGCCAGTCCTTGAGCTGGCGGAAGCAGCACCAGGTGGATCTCCTTCTGCAGACCTGGCGGCCCCCCGCCCCGCTGCAGGAGTTCTATGCTGGAGGTTGGCACTACCAGGATATAG ATGGCCGCCCCCTCTACATCCTGCGTCTGGGACAGATGGACACCAAAGGCCTGATGAaggcagtgggagaggaagctttGCTGCAGCAT GTTCTTTCTGTCAACgaggaaggacagaagagatGCGAAGGAAACACGAGACAATTTGGCCGTCCCATCAG ctcctggacctgcttgcTGGACCTAGAGGGCCTCAACATGAGGCATCTATGGCGACCTGGGGTGAAAGCCCTGCTGAGGATGATCGAGGTGGTGGAGGACAATTACCCCGAGACTCTGGGCAGGTTGCTCATCGTGCGTGCGCCCCGTGTCTTCCCGGTGCTGTGGACGCTG GTCAGCCCCTTCATCAACGAGAACACCAGGCGGAAGTTCCTCATCTACAGTGGCAGCAATTATCAGGGCCCTGGCGGCCTAGTGGACTATCTGGACAAGGACGTGATCCCCGACTTCCTGGGAGGAGAGAGCGTG TGTAACGTTCCAGAAGGAGGGATGGTCCCCAAGTCCCTCTATCTgacagaggaggagcaggagcaggctgATCAGCTACGGCAGTGGAGTGAGACCTACCATTCAGCCAGCGTGCTTCGTGGAAGCCCCCATGAG GTTGCCATGGAGATACCAGAAGGGGAGTCAGTCATCACCTGGGACTTTGATATCCTCAGAGGGGATGTGGTGTTCAGTCTGTATCATGCAAAACAGGCACCCAAGCTCAGTCCCCAGGAGCCTGGGGTTAGAGCCAGTGGACAGCTGATCGACAAGAACTGGATCCTGGGGGTGGATTATAGCCGAGTAGAGGCACCCCTTATCTGCCGGGAAGGGCAGAGCATTCAG GGTTCCCATGTTACTCAGTGGCCTGGCGTCTACCTGCTCCAGTGGCAGATTCACAGTCCCCCCGAGAGTGTGGCCTGCAGTCTCCCGGGTGTGGATGACGTCCTGACAGCTCTGCACAGCCCTGGCCCCAAGTGCAAGCTGCTATACTACTGTGAAGTGCTAGCATCTGAAGACTTCAG GGGCTCCATGTCCAGCCTGGAATCCTGTGCCAGCCGCTTCTCTCAGCTCAgcgccaccaccacctcctcctcctctggccaGTCCCACAGTGGCTCGATGGTGTCCAGATAG